CATCGAGAAAATGTCATCGTGAATTTGCTGACTCATTTGGAATATGAACGAGTCAAGTATCTTGTCGTCAACGGCAAGTCGGTAAAGGACGCCAAGGCGCAAGCCGAAAAAGAAATCCTTACCACGATGGCGATGGATGAATCTGGAACGAGTTTCGAAGATTTGAACATCTTTAAAGAAGGCGAAGAAAATGCCAAACTCCTTGCGATTAGCGTCTTGATGCACAGTGATGTCGATGTCGCTGGTCTTACAGAGCGCATCGGCAAATTTAGTTTAGCCTTAGAAAATAATGGCGTATGGAATGATTCTCTAACGAGAACATCTATTGCTGACTGGGCTTCAGATGCTTCGGAAGAAGGAACGCTTAAAAATATCAGGGATAGCATTCTTGCCTGGGATGTTTCAAAAACATTGCCGAACTTTGAAAAGTACATCGATATGTTCTGGGCCGATAATTACGGCTTGGGAAAATGTTCTAAGTCAAATGAAGGCGATACGTCTGTAAACGTAAATATTTTGAGCTCTCGATATGGAGACAAGTTTATTTGCATGAATGAACGTTGGGAATATGCTCATACAAGGATAAGCAAGTATAAAGGTGAATTTGGAATATTGAATGACGAAAGAGACGGACGTTCTTATAAAACTGTTCAAGTGGGGGACCAGACTTGGATGGCCGAAAATTTGAGATACAATTACTCGGCAAAAGAACTTGTTACTGGGTGTCCTGGAAATATTCCTGATAATTGTGAAAAAATGGGGCGCTTGTATTCTTATGCCGCTGCTATGGATTCTGCTGGACTTTTTAGCAAAGATGGATTGGAGTGCGTCTTGAATGAATCCCAAGAGATGGACTGCGATTATAAGGAATCGTTGCGGGGTGTTTGTCCAGAAGGTTGGCATTTGCCATCGCAAAAAGAATGGGATTCTTTGATATCCGTAGCTGGAGGATATATCATGGCAAAAAAGACTTTGAGAACGGCTGATGATTTTGGTACAGATGAGTTGGGCTTCAATATCACTGATGAAACATCAAAGTTTTGGACATCTTCCAAATTTGAATATTCGGGTTCGTTAACCAGATTTCCGGCTTGCCTTGATTATGTCGACGCCAGCTGGATCTCGTTTGCACCCAGCAATGAAAATGAATATGTTCGTTGCGTGAAGGATCGCGTTTAACAGTTTTTAATTAAAAAAGGAGCTTTTATATGAAATCATATTCAAGTATAATTTTGATGGCCCTCTTGTTTGTTGCCTGTTCTGATAATATTTCGGGCAGCGATATCACAAGGGATGATGCCACAAAGGGCGAAGCCACACCTCTTGAAAATCCTTCTGTTGACGGTTGGAAAATTTCTGGGTTCTCACAAAAAGGACCTTTTGTTACCGGTTCTAACGTGAGTATTTTGGAACTGGATAGCTTGACGTTTGATCAGACCGGTAAAATATTCAAGTCGACAATCCGAAGTGACGAAGGTGACTTTTCTGTCTCGGGAAAAGGATTCCCTTCGCCGTATGCGATGGTTCAAGTTAAAGGCTATTACCGTAACGAAATTACGGGAAAGAGGTCTTCGGGCCCCTTGACTTTGAACGCTTTTACAGATCTTCGTAATCGTGAAAAGGTTAATGTGAACCTGTTGACTCATTTGGAATTTGAACGAGTCAAGGCGCTTGTTTATAACGGAAAATCTTTTGAAGAAGCCAAGGCTCAGGCCGAAAGAGAAGTCCTTGCAGCGATGGCTATGAATGAAGCTGGTGAGTCTTTTGAAGATTTGGATATTTTTAAATCGGGTGACGGAAACGCCAAACTCCTTGCGATAAGTGTTTTGATGCAAAGCAATGTCAACGTCGCTGGCCTTACGGAACGTGTTGGAAAGTTCAGTATGGAACTTGCTGAAAATGGCTCTTGGAAGGATTCTGCGACGAGGACGGAAATCGCAGACTGGGCTTGCGAAGTTTCACAACGAGGCTTACTCGTCGATGTCAGAAATAATGTCCTTGCGTGGAAAATTTCGGATACTCTTCCGGACTTTGAAAAGTTTGTCGATGTGTTCTGGGCCGATAACTATGGTCTTGGAATATGTTCCGATGCGAATGCGGGTGATACGGCTGTAAACGTAAATCCTTTGAGCAAACAAAACGGAGAAAAATTTATTTGCAAAAACGAACGTTGGGAATCTGCGGATAAGAAAAGCAACTATAAGAGTGTGTTTGGAACGATGACCGATGCAAGAGATGGTCAGATGTATAGAACCGTCGAAATCGGTGACCAAGTTTGGATGGCTGAAAATCTGAATTATGATTACCAGACTCTTCAAACTCATTCTGTATGCTATAAAAGCGAATCTGGCGAATGTGATGAATTTGGATTGCTGTATCCTCTTGCGGCGGTAATTGATTCGGCGGGCTTGTTTGGTAATGAAGGTGTTGGTTGTGGCAATGGTAGTTGGAGTATGTGTAACTACAGTGAATCGTTGCGGGGTGTTTGCCCGGAAGGTTGGCATTTGCCTTCGGAAAGCGAATGGTTCCAATTACTTGTGTATACTGGTGGAACTGTTGTAGTGCCTGATGTCGAGGTCGTTATTTATAAAAATGTTCAGGGTATTAACGTTGATGAGTATGGATTTAATAGTTTAGGAGGAGACGCTTTTTATGCTACGGGTGGTTTTGCAAGTAGAGAAAGTGCTGTTTACTGGGCTTCTTCTCGATATGAAAATCTTCCATCGACAATGGAAATTGGTACAGAAAATGCTGGAATAAACTATACAGGCTGGGGTTTCACCTCATTGCACTATGTTCGTTGTGTGAAAGATTGATTGTTATCTAGAGGATTATTCGCACATACCGATCCATCGAGTTAAATTTTTACCTATATTTCAAACGTATAACTAACGCTAGGAGTCCTTCGGCTTTTGCCGCAGGTCTTTCTAGTTTTAAACGTATTAACTAGTAACTAGCAACTAGGAACTAAAAGATGTCTGAATATTCTGAAAAGATGGACAAGGCCATCGAGGCCACCGAACGTGAATTTTCCAAGATCCGCGCTGGCCAGGCAAGCCCGGCTATCCTCAACGGCGTGCGCATCGACTACTACGGCACTCCGACCCCGATTTCTCAGGTCGCAAAGATTTCTGTGCCCGAACCGCGTATGTTGCTCGTGACTCCGTGGGAAAAGCAGCTCGTCGATACAATCGACAAGGCTATCCTCGCTGCTAACATCGGCCTTACCCCGATGAAGGACGGCAACTGCATCCGCGTGACGCTCCCGATCCTCACGACCGAACGCCGCAAGGAACTTGCCAAGATCGCCCGCAAGCATGCCGAAGACGGCCGCGTGGCTATCCGCAACATCCGCCGTGATGCTAACGACGCCCTCAAGAAGAACAAGGAAATTTCTGAAGACGAAGTCAAGAAGCAGCAGGACGAAATCCAGAAGGCTACCGACAAGGCTATCGCCGAAATCGACCGTTTGCTCGCCGAAAAGGAAGCAGACATCCTCAAGGTGTAGTCCGGGGTTTGCGTGGCAAATCAGCTTAGACATGTCGCTATCATCATGGACGGCAACGGGCGTTGGGCTCGTAGCCGTGGCCTTGAACGTTTCTTAGGTCACCGCAA
This genomic stretch from Fibrobacter sp. UWB16 harbors:
- a CDS encoding FISUMP domain-containing protein encodes the protein MALKRFILLSALVFAACSDNVASGASEDVGITPLGKWQVAGLSQKGPFVTGSTVNVFELEGSTLNQTGKIFKSTIRSDKGDFVVSGPGLASQYAIIEVEGYYRNEMTGQKSSGSLVLNAITDLSHRENVIVNLLTHLEYERVKYLVVNGKSVKDAKAQAEKEILTTMAMDESGTSFEDLNIFKEGEENAKLLAISVLMHSDVDVAGLTERIGKFSLALENNGVWNDSLTRTSIADWASDASEEGTLKNIRDSILAWDVSKTLPNFEKYIDMFWADNYGLGKCSKSNEGDTSVNVNILSSRYGDKFICMNERWEYAHTRISKYKGEFGILNDERDGRSYKTVQVGDQTWMAENLRYNYSAKELVTGCPGNIPDNCEKMGRLYSYAAAMDSAGLFSKDGLECVLNESQEMDCDYKESLRGVCPEGWHLPSQKEWDSLISVAGGYIMAKKTLRTADDFGTDELGFNITDETSKFWTSSKFEYSGSLTRFPACLDYVDASWISFAPSNENEYVRCVKDRV
- a CDS encoding FISUMP domain-containing protein; its protein translation is MKSYSSIILMALLFVACSDNISGSDITRDDATKGEATPLENPSVDGWKISGFSQKGPFVTGSNVSILELDSLTFDQTGKIFKSTIRSDEGDFSVSGKGFPSPYAMVQVKGYYRNEITGKRSSGPLTLNAFTDLRNREKVNVNLLTHLEFERVKALVYNGKSFEEAKAQAEREVLAAMAMNEAGESFEDLDIFKSGDGNAKLLAISVLMQSNVNVAGLTERVGKFSMELAENGSWKDSATRTEIADWACEVSQRGLLVDVRNNVLAWKISDTLPDFEKFVDVFWADNYGLGICSDANAGDTAVNVNPLSKQNGEKFICKNERWESADKKSNYKSVFGTMTDARDGQMYRTVEIGDQVWMAENLNYDYQTLQTHSVCYKSESGECDEFGLLYPLAAVIDSAGLFGNEGVGCGNGSWSMCNYSESLRGVCPEGWHLPSESEWFQLLVYTGGTVVVPDVEVVIYKNVQGINVDEYGFNSLGGDAFYATGGFASRESAVYWASSRYENLPSTMEIGTENAGINYTGWGFTSLHYVRCVKD
- the frr gene encoding ribosome recycling factor — its product is MSEYSEKMDKAIEATEREFSKIRAGQASPAILNGVRIDYYGTPTPISQVAKISVPEPRMLLVTPWEKQLVDTIDKAILAANIGLTPMKDGNCIRVTLPILTTERRKELAKIARKHAEDGRVAIRNIRRDANDALKKNKEISEDEVKKQQDEIQKATDKAIAEIDRLLAEKEADILKV